The nucleotide window CCCCCAACCCGGTCCTGCCCCGCACTCACAGCGTTGTCTGGATGGAAGACGTAGGAGGCGGGCGAGTTGTCGAGGATAAGCACCCGCCGCAGGTCTCGGCCTAGGCGGCTCAGGTCCTTCACGTAATTTCCCCGGTGGAAGACGCAGGACTCACGGAACAGCCGCGCCCGGAAGGCCCCCCACTTGTCCAGAAGGTCAGCTACTGGATCTGCGTACTGTGGAGGGAACATGGCTCATCTGGGGCCGAAGGGGACCCCGAGGTCCAGCCAGCTGCAGGCTGGGGGCGGATGGGAGGCCAGTGCCCCAGGAGCCCTTGGGGGCGGAGGGCTCACCTTGGCAAGGCTGGCGGTGAACAGCACACACTCAAACAGCTCGCCCATTCGCTGCAGGAACTCATCCACATGGGGCCGCTTCAGCACGTAGACCTAGGGGGTGGGCCAGTGAGGGGACTGCCGGCCCACAGGCCAGGGTGGGGTAGGGCGGGGCGGGGTGgctgaggacagggagggagcagagcagaggagcACAGGAGGGAGGCTGGTTCCAGGGCCCGCGGGCTCTCCAACTGTCCTTCTAGAAGAGGATCAGAATGAACCTCCAGCTTCTAGCTTCAGGTCCTACCTCCTGGGGAATCACTGATTCCCGGTCCTTCCCCCACAATGGCCTTAGGCAAATGTaggggcctggggcagccccCTCACCCCAAGGCTGCAGGGCACCGGCCCCCGAGCCAAGTAATGGAGAACAGGCTGGACAGCACACAACCTATCCTGAATTACTTGAACTGGGTCCCGGGCAAGGTGGGGCAAGGGGGTGCCGAGGAAGAACCCCACTCCCTGCAGGCCTTGGAGTTGGGCCAAGTCCCTGAgggtctgtgtgaccttgggcgcaAGTCTCACACCCTTTGGGGCCTTACATTCCACCTCTATCACAGTCCCACCTGGGGTTCTCAGGATTGGTGAGAGGAGCCTGGGGTCTGGAAGGCAGATGCCAAGCCCGCTGCTTCCCCCCCACGCCCAGCCCCTCACCTGGTGGACCACCCCATCAATCTCCACAGGGATGATGAAGTCGGCGTTGTTCACTGGCTGTGGGGGGAAAAGGAGCTGCTGGGGCGGGGCCCGCAGAGACCACCCCCCCAGTCCAGGGTAGGCCCCCTCGGAGACCCCGGGGCTGAGGGCTGCTGGGCAGGGCCCACCTTGAAGGAGCTGTGTACCAGGGTCTCGTCCAGGTCGATGACCACACAGATCTTGTCCACGTCCTGGGCCTTGGCCTCTGGGAGCAGGTACTGGACTGGGGTCTGCTGCAGGGATGGGTGAGATAGTTGGGGGCACCTCTCCTAAGGCCCCGTCATTTCTCCTACATGggtcttccctcccccagccctctaCCTGGGGACACACAGGGATGGCGGGGAGAGACCACCGCCTTCCCAGCTTTGTCCCCTGCCAAATGGCGCCTGGGACAGGCCATCTGGCTCCGGGCCTCACTTCCCCACCTGGGAAACCAAGGGAGAGAAAAGCTGCCATCTTATAGGGGAAATCCAGAGTTCCCCTGGCTGAGGGGCCCTCACTTGGTGGCAGTCTTGGGGCATTCGGGGCCAGGCTGGGAAGGCCTGGGAGGGAGCCTTCCATATCTTCCAAGGCCTGCAGAGGGGTCATGAAAAGCCCCTTCCCCTACACCTCCCCCAGCCTGAGCCCAGATGCCCGCCCCCGCAGCTCCCACCTGGCCACCACGCACCTTGGGGACAGCTCCGTTCTCCTCCACCAGCAGGGGTGCCCCACTGTGTGCAGGTAGGGCCTCCCCATCATCCCGGCAGACGCAGCAGAAAAGCGAATGGAGGATGCCCCGGCCCCGGGGCTTCTGAGAAGCCGCTGACTTCTGGTCACCTGAAGCAGGGAGGCCCAAGGTGGGGGTGTGCACACTAGCCTGCAGGGTCGTGCGTATGTGCCCAGGTGCGAACGGCTGCGCTGCGAGGGTCTGGCCAGGCCCCCTTCGTTCAGGGAGATACACCAACGTGGCTGCAGACCTGACAGCCTTGACTCCAGGCCACCCCTCCGGGACCCACCAACCCTCCTAGTGTGGGCACAGCCACCCTCATCCGGCAGTCGGCTGGCTGGAAGGGGCCCACGGAGagtgctttcttttcctcccagcCTTCAACACTACTGGGGGATCAG belongs to Ailuropoda melanoleuca isolate Jingjing unplaced genomic scaffold, ASM200744v2 unplaced-scaffold7388, whole genome shotgun sequence and includes:
- the CTDSP1 gene encoding carboxy-terminal domain RNA polymerase II polypeptide A small phosphatase 1 isoform X4, which gives rise to MDSSAVITQITKEEARGPLRGKGDQKSAASQKPRGRGILHSLFCCVCRDDGEALPAHSGAPLLVEENGAVPKTPVQYLLPEAKAQDVDKICVVIDLDETLVHSSFKVYVLKRPHVDEFLQRMGELFECVLFTASLAKYADPVADLLDKWGAFRARLFRESCVFHRGNYVKDLSRLGRDLRRVLILDNSPASYVFHPDNAVPVASWFDNMSDTELHDLLPFFEQLSRVDDVYSVLRQPRPGS
- the CTDSP1 gene encoding carboxy-terminal domain RNA polymerase II polypeptide A small phosphatase 1 isoform X1, with amino-acid sequence MDSSAVITQITKEEARGPLRGKGDQKSAASQKPRGRGILHSLFCCVCRDDGEALPAHSGAPLLVEENGAVPKQTPVQYLLPEAKAQDVDKICVVIDLDETLVHSSFKPVNNADFIIPVEIDGVVHQVYVLKRPHVDEFLQRMGELFECVLFTASLAKYADPVADLLDKWGAFRARLFRESCVFHRGNYVKDLSRLGRDLRRVLILDNSPASYVFHPDNAVPVASWFDNMSDTELHDLLPFFEQLSRVDDVYSVLRQPRPGS
- the CTDSP1 gene encoding carboxy-terminal domain RNA polymerase II polypeptide A small phosphatase 1 isoform X2 — translated: MDSSAVITQITKEEARGPLRGKGDQKSAASQKPRGRGILHSLFCCVCRDDGEALPAHSGAPLLVEENGAVPKTPVQYLLPEAKAQDVDKICVVIDLDETLVHSSFKPVNNADFIIPVEIDGVVHQVYVLKRPHVDEFLQRMGELFECVLFTASLAKYADPVADLLDKWGAFRARLFRESCVFHRGNYVKDLSRLGRDLRRVLILDNSPASYVFHPDNAVPVASWFDNMSDTELHDLLPFFEQLSRVDDVYSVLRQPRPGS
- the CTDSP1 gene encoding carboxy-terminal domain RNA polymerase II polypeptide A small phosphatase 1 isoform X3 — translated: MDSSAVITQITKEEARGPLRGKGDQKSAASQKPRGRGILHSLFCCVCRDDGEALPAHSGAPLLVEENGAVPKQTPVQYLLPEAKAQDVDKICVVIDLDETLVHSSFKVYVLKRPHVDEFLQRMGELFECVLFTASLAKYADPVADLLDKWGAFRARLFRESCVFHRGNYVKDLSRLGRDLRRVLILDNSPASYVFHPDNAVPVASWFDNMSDTELHDLLPFFEQLSRVDDVYSVLRQPRPGS